A window of the Cuculus canorus isolate bCucCan1 chromosome 3, bCucCan1.pri, whole genome shotgun sequence genome harbors these coding sequences:
- the SLX4IP gene encoding protein SLX4IP isoform X5, producing the protein MLLEEVVASRVKHYLEARKQRGQWKSMERAPSGPLFLTANSFHITAYFMKRWVNLRCAVGKHYRELRVFPDRFIVCVSKLESNPSTWTCENGVLQEEELSNGMSEYFTESAESKKHEISLNEQIKQDILKEIVKRIKPRKSSTSKPQISKDSKKVYLGSVDSQTGDRKKNCQISLSPQPEEKCRNTGQLKDCISTAESNLELPVLELENYVNQRQPDDVSSQQKPHSVEWLKSSLLIENPPCSSESALLDPKQSQKVTKTQSQQKSCSSEDKLAYLTEVSSEETLIPSNTEKSKCNDDCLSLFLEEKTPLKSRLFSKQDLTKTASDEECLTLEENLSRPLSVRNNVMQTSQYEPSTTTEELPVMSSSRLELQAVSSEKLTHKRKKEEENGLRKLKLRRLKKS; encoded by the exons CCAACAGTTTTCACATTACTGCCTACTTTATGAAGAGATGGGTTAATCTCCGTTGTGCTGTAGGGAAACATTATCGTG AGCTACGTGTGTTTCCGGACAGATTTATAGTTTGTGTCAGTAAACTTGAATCTAATCCAAGTACTTGGACATGTGAAAATGGTGTATTG CAGGAAGAAGAACTTTCCAATGGGATGTCTGAATATTTTACTGAATCTGCTGAGAGCAAGAAGCATGAGATTAGTCTGAACGAGCAAATAAAGCAAGACATCTTGAAAGAAAT TGTGAAAAGGATAAAACCAAGGAAAAGTAGCACAAGCAAACCTCAAATCAGCAAGGACTCCAAGAAAGTGTATCTTGGCTCGGTGGACTCACAGACAGGGGACAGAAAGAAGAACTGTCAGATTTCTCTCAGTCCTCAACCTGAAGAGAAATGTAGAAATACGGGGCAGCTAAAGGACTGCATAAGTACAGCTGAGAGCAACTTGGAGCTTCCTGTTTTAGAGCTGGAAAATTATGTTAATCAGAGACAGCCAGATGATGTTAGCAGCCAGCAAAAACCTCACTCTGTGGAATGGTTGAAGTCGAGTCTTCTAATTGAGAACCCTCCTTGTAGCTCTGAGTCAGCACTGTTAGATCCAAAACAAAGTCAAAAAGTGACCAAAACACAGTCTCAACAAAAGAGCTGTAGTTCAGAAGACAAGTTAGCATATTTAACAGAAGTATCCTCTGAAGAGACTCTAATTCCTAGCAATACAGAAAAGAGTAAGTGCAATGATGATTGTTTGAGTCTATTCCTGGAGGAGAAGACCCCACTTAAGTCCAGATTGTTTTCTAAACAAGACTTGACAAAGACTGCATCTGATGAGGAGTGTCTAACTTTGGAAGAAAACCTCTCCCGGCCCCTGTCAGTGAGGAACAATGTAATGCAGACCAGCCAATATGAGCCAAGCACAACCACTGAAGAGTTGCCTGTGATGTCATCATCTCGTTTAGAACTGCAGGCCGTGTCTTCAGAAAAGCTTACccataagagaaaaaaagaagaagaaaatggtctCAGGAAGTTAAAACTGCGGAGGCTTAAGAAGTCATAA